The genomic DNA CCGCTTATGCATATAACAGGAGAAAGTATCTGGAAAAGAAAATTGATATGGGAGAAGGCCTTATAGGTAGAGTAATTCAGGAAGGCGAAACCATTTATATGACTGACCTACCGGATAATTATATCAATATTACAAGTGGACTGGGGGATGCCAATCCACACAGCCTTCTTATAGTTCCATTAAAAACAAACGATGAAATTCACGGTGCCATTGAAATAGCATCATTCCACGAACTTGAAAATTATAAGATTGAATTTATTGAACGAGTGGGCGAAAATATTGCCTCCACCCTGTCAGCAGTAAAAATTAATATCAGAACCAATGAATTACTGGAAAAATCGCAGCAGCAGGCTGAAGAAATGAAATCCCAGGAGGAAGAAATGCGGCAAAACATGGAAGAGCTCAAAGCCACCCAGGAAGAATCATCAAGAAGAGAGCAGGAACTGAAAGAAAAACTGGAAGATTGCCAAAACAGACTGAATAAATATGTGCAAAGAGAAGAAACTGATCAAAATAATCAGTAGTCTGCAGGCTCCTCCATATCAATAGATTTCTATTAATTCAAAGGGCAAGTCCAAAATAGACTGATAGTGTTTCCCCAGATCATATACTGCTTCGTCATCCTCTTCATAATACCAGTTCACTTTGGCATAATGGCCGTTCTGATGTTTCTCTTCAAGAACATTGAAGAATTCAAGAATAAACTTCGAAGAGCCGCTGTTGATATATTCCAGTTGCACATGCACCACCGTTTCATTCAGGGGGTTTTTAAAATAACCAAACAACCATTCCATAATATCGGTAAAAAAATCTTCCGGGTTTTCGGGAATGGCTCTGCCATTCATTTTCAATACCCCATTCTGTGCGTCAAAATGAACTCCCGGAGTTTTAATGGTCTCTTCTATGCTTAAATTCTCCATATTACAAAAATAATAATTTTTTTTTAACAAAAATGCAAAAATGTCCATTCTAAAACAGTCACTTTATCAATAGATTAAAAGAGAATTTACGAAGCTTTGTATATGGGGTATTGATGTTAAAATTTGTATTTTATAAATTTACATAATAATTTTAATACAATTCAAATTATTCATCAAATTCTAAATCAAAATCTAAATTTATGTTTGAGCCCAGAACTATTTATGCGAAGATTGCCTACGATGCACTCTTATTGTATATGAAAACAGGCAAGAAAATTTTTAAAGAAGAAGCGGAAGTCCCTTCTGCATTAAAATTGAAATTGCCCTGTTTTGTTTCTATTTACTCCAATGGTAAGTTAAGAGGCAATAAAGGATCTGTAGAGCCTCAGCATAACTGTTTGTATAATGAAATTATAGAAAACGCCGCATCTGCTGTGGATGAAGCCGGTAAAACCGAACCACTCAAAGAAGGAGAATTGCATAATATCACACTTGCTGTTGACGTTCTTTCCAATCCCAAACCGGTAGAAAATAAATCGCTGCTAAAACCGGAAAAGCATGGAGTTATTGTTGAAGATGAATCAGGAAACAAAGCATATGTGCTCCCAAATACAGAAGGTATTGATTCTATAGAAAAACAAATGGAAGTTGCCCGGGAAAAGGCAGGCATAGATGCAAAGGTTCCACAGGACAAACTTAAGGTATTGAATTTCACAATGACCAGGTATCAATAAAAAAAATGTCAAATTATGAAACCCGCATCCAGGAACCTTCACAACAAGGGAATGAATAATGCATGCGGGTTCCATGGCCAAGGAAGCACAAGGCTTAAATTTTGAGGTTCTATTTAATTGAATTACAAATAATAATCAAAATTTATTCTGATGAAACAAGCACTTGCTATAACGGTAAAAGGCAGGGTACAGGGAGTAGGATTCAGGTTCAGTACGGTTCGCGAAGCAGAAAACCTCGGTATTAAAGGTTTTGTGGAGAACCGAATGGATGGTACGGTGTATATTGAAGCTGAAGGTGAACCTGAAGCCCTCAACAAATTCGTTAACTGGTGTTGGAAAGGACCTGCTACAGCAAGCGTGGATAATGTGAGTACCCAGGAAATACCAGTCCACAATTTTAAACGTTTTGGTGTAAAATGATGGAGCATTTATGAAAGAAGCATTATACTACACCGAATCAGAAGATAACAGGGTTCAGTGTAATCTTTGCCCCCATAACTGTAAGATCAAAGACCAGGAAAGAGGAATTTGCGGAGTCCGCAAAAATATGGGGGGCAAATTGTATTCTGAAAACTACGGAATGATAACGGGTTTGGGATTCGATCCCATTGAAAAAAAACCACTGTATCATTATCATCCGGGAAGGAATATTTTATCGTTAGGAAGTATAGGGTGCAATCTGAAATGCTTCTTTTGTCAGAACTGGGAAATATCCCAGGCAACGCCGGAGGATATTTCACACAAACAAGCCCATAGTGTGGATGATGTTATCAATCTGGCCACAAAAAGAAAAGACAATCTCGGAATCGCCTATACTTACAATGAACCGG from Bacteroidales bacterium includes the following:
- a CDS encoding DUF1987 domain-containing protein, which gives rise to MENLSIEETIKTPGVHFDAQNGVLKMNGRAIPENPEDFFTDIMEWLFGYFKNPLNETVVHVQLEYINSGSSKFILEFFNVLEEKHQNGHYAKVNWYYEEDDEAVYDLGKHYQSILDLPFELIEIY
- a CDS encoding AMMECR1 domain-containing protein, with amino-acid sequence MFEPRTIYAKIAYDALLLYMKTGKKIFKEEAEVPSALKLKLPCFVSIYSNGKLRGNKGSVEPQHNCLYNEIIENAASAVDEAGKTEPLKEGELHNITLAVDVLSNPKPVENKSLLKPEKHGVIVEDESGNKAYVLPNTEGIDSIEKQMEVAREKAGIDAKVPQDKLKVLNFTMTRYQ
- a CDS encoding acylphosphatase, whose amino-acid sequence is MKQALAITVKGRVQGVGFRFSTVREAENLGIKGFVENRMDGTVYIEAEGEPEALNKFVNWCWKGPATASVDNVSTQEIPVHNFKRFGVK